From Mesorhizobium sp. Pch-S:
CGCGAGTTTCTCAGCGCTTCTGAGCAAGCAAGGCCTGGAGAACACCATCCGCAGCGAAGTCCGGCGCGTCACGCAGACGGTTGCCGATACACTGGCCGATGCAGGCGTGAAGCCGACGGATATCACGGCCGTGTTCCTGACCGGCGGCTCCACCGCCATCCCGCTGGCCAGGCACAGCATCCTGACCCTGGTGCCGGATGCCAAGGTCGTGCAGGGCGACGCCTTCGGTTCGGTCGGTCTCGGCCTCGCGCTCGACGCCCACCGCAAATTCGCCTGAGCGCTCAGTCTAGAGCGTTTCCGTTTTTCACGGAAACGCGGAAACGCTCTAAGTTTTGTTTTCTCCGCATTTTTGTAACGCCAAGTGGTCCCTCCTGGCTACGAAATGCTCTAGCCTTTGTAGGAAACACGCCAGACGGTGCCGTTGCCGTCCTCGGTCACGATCAGCGAACCATCCCTGGCGACGGCGACGCCGACGGGCCGCCCCCATACGGCGTCGTCGGAGATGACAAACCCGGTCATGAAGTCCTCATAGGCGCCGGTCGGCTTGCCGTCCTTGAACAACAGCCGCACCACCTTGTAGCCGGTCGGCATGCCACGGTTCCACGAGCCATGCAGGGCGACAAAAGCATCGCCCTTGTACTCCGCGGGGAATTGCCTGCCTTCATAGAAGGCAATGCCGAGCGGCGCCGAATGCGCCTGGATCAACACATCCGGCACCGTCACCTTGCCGGCGAGGTCGCGGCGGGTGCCGGCATGGCGGGGGTCCTCATTGTCGCCGATGTAGTACCAGGGCCAGCCGTAGAAGGCGCCCTGTTTCACCGAAGTCGCGTATTCGAAGGGTAGATTGTCGCCCAGCGCATCGCGTTCATTGACCACACACCAGGGCTGGCCGGTCGCCGGCTGGACGGTGAGCCCCGAGCAGTTGCGCAGACCGGTGGCGACGCTTCGGCGGTTGCTGCCGTCCGCATCGAAAGCAAAGAGCGCGGCACGGCCACGTTCGTAACCCCATGCCGCTCCGAGCGGCTCGTTAGGGGCCCATGCCTTTGGCCCTCCGGGAGGATCGCCCAGGTCTTCGGCAACGTTGGACGCCGACCCCACAGACAGATAAAGCGTCTTGCCATCTGGTGAAAAAGCGATGTCGCGGGTCCAGTGACCGCCGTCGGGAATGTCCGCGACAACGGTCTCCGGCTTTCCAGAAGCCTTCAGATCGCCGTCCTTGTAAGGAAAGCGCACGATGCTGTCGGTGTTGGCGATGTAGACCCAGCGGGGATTTTCGGACGGGTGGAAGGCAATGCCATAAGGTGAACTCAGGCCTTTGGCGTAAATGGCTTCTTCGGCAGGCTTGGTGCTGCCGTCGCCGGGCCGGTAGAGCCGAACCTGGTCGGCGCGGCTGTCGGCGACGAAGATGTCGCCGTTCGGGGCAACACGGACGGCGCGCGGATTGCTGATGCCAGAAGCGATCAGTTCGGCTGAAAAACCGGCAGGCAGCTTCGGCTCTGCGTTCTTTGGCCGCCGCACCTCGCCAGGGCTGTTGGAAGCGGAATCGGACACATAGGGTCTGGGCAGATCCTGCGGCGTCAGCAGGCGCCGGGTGCCGGGCTTGTCGGCGCGCCAGCCGCCGAAGGCAGCCTCCCCTTTCAGAACCTCGGACTGCTGGGCGAGAGCCAGAGACACAGGCGCTACGAAGAACGGAACCAGCAAGGCTGCAACGGC
This genomic window contains:
- a CDS encoding sorbosone dehydrogenase family protein — protein: MVPFFVAPVSLALAQQSEVLKGEAAFGGWRADKPGTRRLLTPQDLPRPYVSDSASNSPGEVRRPKNAEPKLPAGFSAELIASGISNPRAVRVAPNGDIFVADSRADQVRLYRPGDGSTKPAEEAIYAKGLSSPYGIAFHPSENPRWVYIANTDSIVRFPYKDGDLKASGKPETVVADIPDGGHWTRDIAFSPDGKTLYLSVGSASNVAEDLGDPPGGPKAWAPNEPLGAAWGYERGRAALFAFDADGSNRRSVATGLRNCSGLTVQPATGQPWCVVNERDALGDNLPFEYATSVKQGAFYGWPWYYIGDNEDPRHAGTRRDLAGKVTVPDVLIQAHSAPLGIAFYEGRQFPAEYKGDAFVALHGSWNRGMPTGYKVVRLLFKDGKPTGAYEDFMTGFVISDDAVWGRPVGVAVARDGSLIVTEDGNGTVWRVSYKG